The genomic segment GCTCTCTGCCATGCCTGTGGGAGAATATGACAAGCGGATCGTCCTTCTCACCAGAGAAAGAGGCAAGATTTCCGCGTTTGCAAAAGGAGCCCGCCGCCCAAACAGCCAGTTTCTGGCGGCTGCCAATCCTTTTGTGTTTGGAACCTTTGCCCTTTATGAGGGGCGTTCCAGTTATAATCTGAATCAGGTATCCATCAGTCATCATTTTGTGGAACTGGCAGGCGAACAGCCTGGAATTTACTATGGATATTATTTTCTGGAACTGGCAGATTATTTCGGACAGGAGGGGATTGACGAGAAAGAATCTATGAACCTTCTGTATGTGACAGTGAAGGCACTTCTGAACCCGAATATTGATGACAGGCTGGTGAGGTGTATTTTTGAACTTCGTATGATGGCTGCACAGGGATTGTGTCCTTCACTGTTTCATTGTGTGTGCTGCGAAAGACAGCCTGTGGAGGGAGAAGAGCTTTTCTTTTCTCAGCAGAATCATGGTATTCTGGATAAAGCCTGTCTGGGACATGTAAATGATGCAAAGAGAATCTCAGCACCTGCATTATATGCCATGCAGTACATAGTAACTGCTTCTCTTGGGAAGCTTTATACATTTACTGTTACAGAAGAAGTACTCCATGAACTGGAACGTCATATCCATACCTATATTGCTGCGAACACTGAAAAACGGTTCAAAAGTCTGGAAATTCTGGAAATAATGAGCTGAGATACCTTGAAAAAGAAATCAGATGCAGTTATAATAACGTTAATTGTAGCTGTTTATTACGTTAATCAAATAGCGGAATGGATTGTGAACCAAATTGCCTGACGGATATGAACAGTTACACGCATTTTATAAAAAGAACGAGGAGAATAGTCATGGAAAAAACAATGGACAAAATCATTGCGCTGGCAAAGGCAAGAGGATTTGTTTACCCGGGTTCCGAAATCTATGGTGGTCTTGCAAACACATGGGATTACGGTAATCTTGGTGTAGAATTAAAGAATAACGTAAAACGTGCATGGTGGCAGAAATTTATTCAGGAATCCCCATACAATGTAGGTGTTGACTGTGCAATCCTGATGAACCCGCAGACATGGGTTGCATCCGGACATCTGGGAAGCTTCTCTGACCCGCTGATGGACTGTAAGGAATGTCATGAGCGTTTCCGCGCAGATAAGATCATCGAAGACTTCAGCCAGGAGAATGGCATTGAACTTGAGAGCTCTGTAGACGGATGGTCTCAGGAAGAGATGATGAACTTCATCAAAGATCACAATGTACCATGCCCTACATGCGGCAAACATAACTTTACAGATATCCGTCAGTTCAACCTGATGTTCAAGACATTCCAGGGTGTTACAGAGGATGCCAAGAATACAGTATACTTAAGACCTGAAACAGCACAGGGTATTTTCGTAAACTTCAAGAATGTTCAGAGAACATCACGTAAGAAAATCCCGTTTGGTATCGGTCAGATCGGTAAATCTTTCCGTAACGAGATCACACCGGGTAACTTCACATTCCGTACACGTGAGTTCGAGCAGATGGAGCTTGAATTCTTCTGTGAGCCGGATACAGACCTTGAGTGGTTTGCATACTGGAAGAATTTCTGCCTGAACTGGTTACATTCTCTTGGATTGAAGGATGAAGAAGTTCGTTATCGTGACCATGATGCAGAAGAGTTAAGCTTCTACAGCAAAGCTACTACTGACGTAGAGTTCCTGTTCCCATTCGGATGGGGCGAGCTTTGGGGAATCGCTGACAGAACAGACTATGACCTGACACAGCATCAGAACGTATCAGGACAGGATCTGACATACTTTGACGATGAGAAGAAACAGAAATACATTCCATATGTAATCGAGCCGTCACTTGGAGCTGACCGTGTGGTACTTGCATTCCTGTGCAGCGCATATGACGAAGAAGTTCTGGATGCAGAGAAG from the Blautia wexlerae DSM 19850 genome contains:
- the recO gene encoding DNA repair protein RecO, which produces MSDLITVQGVVLSAMPVGEYDKRIVLLTRERGKISAFAKGARRPNSQFLAAANPFVFGTFALYEGRSSYNLNQVSISHHFVELAGEQPGIYYGYYFLELADYFGQEGIDEKESMNLLYVTVKALLNPNIDDRLVRCIFELRMMAAQGLCPSLFHCVCCERQPVEGEELFFSQQNHGILDKACLGHVNDAKRISAPALYAMQYIVTASLGKLYTFTVTEEVLHELERHIHTYIAANTEKRFKSLEILEIMS
- a CDS encoding glycine--tRNA ligase, with product MEKTMDKIIALAKARGFVYPGSEIYGGLANTWDYGNLGVELKNNVKRAWWQKFIQESPYNVGVDCAILMNPQTWVASGHLGSFSDPLMDCKECHERFRADKIIEDFSQENGIELESSVDGWSQEEMMNFIKDHNVPCPTCGKHNFTDIRQFNLMFKTFQGVTEDAKNTVYLRPETAQGIFVNFKNVQRTSRKKIPFGIGQIGKSFRNEITPGNFTFRTREFEQMELEFFCEPDTDLEWFAYWKNFCLNWLHSLGLKDEEVRYRDHDAEELSFYSKATTDVEFLFPFGWGELWGIADRTDYDLTQHQNVSGQDLTYFDDEKKQKYIPYVIEPSLGADRVVLAFLCSAYDEEVLDAEKNDVRTVLHFHPALAPVKIGVLPLSKKLNEGAEKIYQQLSKKYNCEYDDRGNIGKRYRRQDEIGTPFCVTYDFESENDGAVTIRDRDTMEQVRVKIDELDAYFADKFTF